In Populus alba chromosome 9, ASM523922v2, whole genome shotgun sequence, a genomic segment contains:
- the LOC118048616 gene encoding transcription factor bHLH18 isoform X1 translates to METSSITALYELGMEDPGFTNQWYMNSLDDISLLPLAAAAFGENVHHPFSHQNFNLKTSMDSTPSSINVRPTKQMKTFHLSDPQAAFSPNFLSFVNPNHANQTGLVKPKEESINNFPSDMVVSQDIFGSQNYVFKGCQGPERISTNTTRLSQSQDHIIAERKRREKLSQRFIALSAVVPGLKKMDKASVLGDAIKYLKQLQEKVKTLEEQTKRKTMESVVIVKKSHIYVDDGDVNSSSDESKGPIHETLPEIEARFCDKHVLIRIHCEKRKGVLEKTVAEIEKLHLSVINSSVLAFGTSALHVTFIAQMDIDFNMSLKDLVKTLRSAFEFFM, encoded by the exons ATGGAGACTTCATCAATTACAGCTTTATATGAACTA GGAATGGAGGATCCAGGCTTCACCAACCAGTGGTACATGAACTCCCTTGATGATATCAGCTTACTGCCATTAGCTGCTGCTGCATTTGGAGAGAACGTACACCATCCTTTCTCTCACCAAAATTTCAACCTCAAAACCTCCATGGATAGTACTCCCAGTAGCATTAATGTCAGaccaacaaaacaaatgaaaacttTTCATTTGTCAGACCCACAAGCTGCCTTTTCTCCTAACTTTCTTTCATTTGTCAATCCCAACCACGCAAATCAAACGGGATTGGTGAAGCCTAAAGAGGAAAGCATCAATAACTTCCCTTCTGACATGGTAGTTTCCCAAGATATCTTCGGGAGCCAAAACTATGTATTCAAGGGTTGCCAAGGACCTGAGAGGATTAGCACAAACACTACTAGACTTTCTCAAAGTCAAGATCACATTATTGCAGAAAGGAAGCGGCGAGAGAAGCTTAGTCAACGATTCATAGCTTTGTCTGCTGTAGTTCCTGGCCTGAAGAAG ATGGACAAAGCTTCTGTTTTAGGAGATGCGATCAAGTACTTGAAACAACTGCAGGAGAAGGTTAAGACACTTGAGGaacaaacaaaaaggaaaaccaTGGAATCAGTGGTCATTGTGAAGAAATCTCATATCTATGTCGATGACGGTGATGTCAACTCTTCCTCAGACGAGTCCAAAGGCCCTATTCATGAAACTTTGCCAGAAATTGAAGCAAGATTCTGTGACAAACATGTCCTCATAAGAATCCATTGcgagaaaaggaaaggagttttggagaaaacagtggCTGAAATTGAGAAACTCCACCTATCAGTAATCAATAGCAGTGTTCTCGCATTTGGGACATCTGCTCTTCATGTTACTTTTATTGCTCAG ATGGATATCGACTTCAACATGTCATTGAAGGATCTAGTGAAGACTTTACGTTCAGCTTTCGAGTTCTTCATGTGA
- the LOC118048616 gene encoding transcription factor bHLH18 isoform X2: MEDPGFTNQWYMNSLDDISLLPLAAAAFGENVHHPFSHQNFNLKTSMDSTPSSINVRPTKQMKTFHLSDPQAAFSPNFLSFVNPNHANQTGLVKPKEESINNFPSDMVVSQDIFGSQNYVFKGCQGPERISTNTTRLSQSQDHIIAERKRREKLSQRFIALSAVVPGLKKMDKASVLGDAIKYLKQLQEKVKTLEEQTKRKTMESVVIVKKSHIYVDDGDVNSSSDESKGPIHETLPEIEARFCDKHVLIRIHCEKRKGVLEKTVAEIEKLHLSVINSSVLAFGTSALHVTFIAQMDIDFNMSLKDLVKTLRSAFEFFM; this comes from the exons ATGGAGGATCCAGGCTTCACCAACCAGTGGTACATGAACTCCCTTGATGATATCAGCTTACTGCCATTAGCTGCTGCTGCATTTGGAGAGAACGTACACCATCCTTTCTCTCACCAAAATTTCAACCTCAAAACCTCCATGGATAGTACTCCCAGTAGCATTAATGTCAGaccaacaaaacaaatgaaaacttTTCATTTGTCAGACCCACAAGCTGCCTTTTCTCCTAACTTTCTTTCATTTGTCAATCCCAACCACGCAAATCAAACGGGATTGGTGAAGCCTAAAGAGGAAAGCATCAATAACTTCCCTTCTGACATGGTAGTTTCCCAAGATATCTTCGGGAGCCAAAACTATGTATTCAAGGGTTGCCAAGGACCTGAGAGGATTAGCACAAACACTACTAGACTTTCTCAAAGTCAAGATCACATTATTGCAGAAAGGAAGCGGCGAGAGAAGCTTAGTCAACGATTCATAGCTTTGTCTGCTGTAGTTCCTGGCCTGAAGAAG ATGGACAAAGCTTCTGTTTTAGGAGATGCGATCAAGTACTTGAAACAACTGCAGGAGAAGGTTAAGACACTTGAGGaacaaacaaaaaggaaaaccaTGGAATCAGTGGTCATTGTGAAGAAATCTCATATCTATGTCGATGACGGTGATGTCAACTCTTCCTCAGACGAGTCCAAAGGCCCTATTCATGAAACTTTGCCAGAAATTGAAGCAAGATTCTGTGACAAACATGTCCTCATAAGAATCCATTGcgagaaaaggaaaggagttttggagaaaacagtggCTGAAATTGAGAAACTCCACCTATCAGTAATCAATAGCAGTGTTCTCGCATTTGGGACATCTGCTCTTCATGTTACTTTTATTGCTCAG ATGGATATCGACTTCAACATGTCATTGAAGGATCTAGTGAAGACTTTACGTTCAGCTTTCGAGTTCTTCATGTGA
- the LOC118048617 gene encoding protein TUNICAMYCIN INDUCED 1 isoform X2: MAIKSSCRYLTLLSLIFTTLSFAAALFSAPDINSPPHPKAISDLKEAIVKGLGFQADDFKISGFDLRDALVGHSVAYEFDVEVDNKVFPFKLLEDVNRWEFVDLPIFRVEDPIRPGDENGLVEQKKDGNVSPVLAPFQLAGPMEIWIQDAKDMRISLPHDVDAGVLKKVILADGAVVTVKGARSAEQLRRATRSEEAPPLSLRIVGPTSLTSPSSSSQSSNNRLKLKRLAPGLVELSSPAKSQPVDSLPAVDSERATTVLTPKHFTTMWPFVSVNGSNSNLVGFEKLLASVLGSKANKKGSFKLLKADVSAQTFVKIGFGVEKLLKEGDGLDLEAVPWWRTKPESVRMHFEVLAKVDGQKVVPERVVQVNPVILEDTVAPHLLTGNVSMSRTPVVHPPSNPFTT, translated from the exons ATGGCAATCAAATCATCATGCCGCTACCTCACCCTACTTTCCCTCATATTCACAACTCTGTCCTTTGCCGCAGCTCTGTTCTCCGCACCGGACATCAATTCCCCTCCCCATCCAAAAGCAATCTCC GATTTGAAGGAAGCGATTGTGAAGGGCTTAGGGTTTCAAGCGGATGATTTCAAGATATCTGGTTTTGACTTGAGAGACGCACTCGTGGGCCATTCGGTGGCTTATGAATTTGATGTGGAAGTTGATAATAAGGTGTTTCCGTTCAAGTTATTGGAGGATGTGAACCGGTGGGAGTTTGTTGATTTACCTATTTTTAGAGTTGAAGACCCGATTAGACCCGGTGATGAAAACGGGTTGGTGGAGCAGAAAAAGGATGGCAATGTATCACCTGTTTTAGCTCCGTTTCAGCTTGCTGGACCCATGGAGATATGGATTCAGGATGCCAAAGATATGCGCATTTCATTGCCG CACGATGTTGATGCTGGTGTtttgaaaaaagtaattttagcTGATGGCGCTGTGGTTACGGTGAAGGGTGCGAGATC AGCTGAACAGCTACGTCGTGCTACTCGCTCTGAAGAAGCTCCCCCCCTCTCCCTGCGCATTGTTGGGCCCACGTCACTCACGTCTCCTTCCTcatcatcacaatcttccaaTAACAGGCTCAAGCTGAAGCGCCTTGCTCCTGGACTTGTGGAACTATCCTCGCCTGCAAAATCCCAACCTGTTGATTCCCTCCCCGCTGTTGATTCAGAACGTGCCACAACTGTCCTTACTCCTAAACATTTCACTACAATGTGGCCATTTGTTTCTGTGAATGGCTCGAACTCAAATTTGGTTGGTTTCGAGAAATTGCTTGCCTCAGTTTTGGGGTCCAAGGCTAATAAGAAAGGTTCCTTCAAGTTGTTGAAGGCAGATGTGTCAGCTCAGACATTTGTTAAGATAGGTTTTGGTGTTGAGAAGTTGTTGAAAGAAGGAGATGGACTTGATTTGGAGGCTGTTCCTTGGTGGAGGACGAAGCCTGAGAGTGTGAGGATGCATTTTGAGGTATTGGCTAAGGTTGATGGCCAAAAGGTTGTACCAGAGAGAGTGGTGCAGGTTAATCCTGTGATTCTAGAGGATACTGTGGCTCCTCATCTGCTTACAGGAAATGTGAGCATGTCCAGAACTCCTGTTGTTCACCCTCCTTCCAATCCTTTCACCACTTAA
- the LOC118048617 gene encoding protein TUNICAMYCIN INDUCED 1 isoform X1, whose product MAIKSSCRYLTLLSLIFTTLSFAAALFSAPDINSPPHPKAISDLKEAIVKGLGFQADDFKISGFDLRDALVGHSVAYEFDVEVDNKVFPFKLLEDVNRWEFVDLPIFRVEDPIRPGDENGLVEQKKDGNVSPVLAPFQLAGPMEIWIQDAKDMRISLPHDVDAGVLKKVILADGAVVTVKGARSVSLRHPVDLPLPLNRTQSGFASGLLALAEQLRRATRSEEAPPLSLRIVGPTSLTSPSSSSQSSNNRLKLKRLAPGLVELSSPAKSQPVDSLPAVDSERATTVLTPKHFTTMWPFVSVNGSNSNLVGFEKLLASVLGSKANKKGSFKLLKADVSAQTFVKIGFGVEKLLKEGDGLDLEAVPWWRTKPESVRMHFEVLAKVDGQKVVPERVVQVNPVILEDTVAPHLLTGNVSMSRTPVVHPPSNPFTT is encoded by the exons ATGGCAATCAAATCATCATGCCGCTACCTCACCCTACTTTCCCTCATATTCACAACTCTGTCCTTTGCCGCAGCTCTGTTCTCCGCACCGGACATCAATTCCCCTCCCCATCCAAAAGCAATCTCC GATTTGAAGGAAGCGATTGTGAAGGGCTTAGGGTTTCAAGCGGATGATTTCAAGATATCTGGTTTTGACTTGAGAGACGCACTCGTGGGCCATTCGGTGGCTTATGAATTTGATGTGGAAGTTGATAATAAGGTGTTTCCGTTCAAGTTATTGGAGGATGTGAACCGGTGGGAGTTTGTTGATTTACCTATTTTTAGAGTTGAAGACCCGATTAGACCCGGTGATGAAAACGGGTTGGTGGAGCAGAAAAAGGATGGCAATGTATCACCTGTTTTAGCTCCGTTTCAGCTTGCTGGACCCATGGAGATATGGATTCAGGATGCCAAAGATATGCGCATTTCATTGCCG CACGATGTTGATGCTGGTGTtttgaaaaaagtaattttagcTGATGGCGCTGTGGTTACGGTGAAGGGTGCGAGATCAGTTAGTCTGCGTCACCCTGTTGATCTTCCATTGCCTCTAAATCGAACTCAATCTGGTTTTGCTTCTGGTCTTCTTGCCTTAGCTGAACAGCTACGTCGTGCTACTCGCTCTGAAGAAGCTCCCCCCCTCTCCCTGCGCATTGTTGGGCCCACGTCACTCACGTCTCCTTCCTcatcatcacaatcttccaaTAACAGGCTCAAGCTGAAGCGCCTTGCTCCTGGACTTGTGGAACTATCCTCGCCTGCAAAATCCCAACCTGTTGATTCCCTCCCCGCTGTTGATTCAGAACGTGCCACAACTGTCCTTACTCCTAAACATTTCACTACAATGTGGCCATTTGTTTCTGTGAATGGCTCGAACTCAAATTTGGTTGGTTTCGAGAAATTGCTTGCCTCAGTTTTGGGGTCCAAGGCTAATAAGAAAGGTTCCTTCAAGTTGTTGAAGGCAGATGTGTCAGCTCAGACATTTGTTAAGATAGGTTTTGGTGTTGAGAAGTTGTTGAAAGAAGGAGATGGACTTGATTTGGAGGCTGTTCCTTGGTGGAGGACGAAGCCTGAGAGTGTGAGGATGCATTTTGAGGTATTGGCTAAGGTTGATGGCCAAAAGGTTGTACCAGAGAGAGTGGTGCAGGTTAATCCTGTGATTCTAGAGGATACTGTGGCTCCTCATCTGCTTACAGGAAATGTGAGCATGTCCAGAACTCCTGTTGTTCACCCTCCTTCCAATCCTTTCACCACTTAA
- the LOC118048618 gene encoding malate dehydrogenase, glyoxysomal: MESVANQRIARVSAHLQPPNSQMEESCVLKRTDCRAKGGAPGFKVAILGAAGGIGQPLAMLMKMNPLVSVLHLYDVVNAPGVTADISHMDTGAVVRGFLGQPQLESALIGMDLVIIPAGVPRKPGMTRDDLFNINAGIVRTLCEGVAKCCPNAIVNLISNPVNSTVPIAAEVFKKAGTYDPKRLLGVTMLDVVRANTFVAEVLGLDPREVDVPVVGGHAGVTILPLLSQAKPPSSFTPEETEYLTKRIQDGGTEVVQAKAGAGSATLSMAYAAVKFADACLRGLRGDAGVVECAFVASEVTELPFFATKVRLGRRGAEEVYQLGPLNEYERVGLQKAKKELAESIQKGISFIRK; the protein is encoded by the exons ATGGAGTCGGTGGCTAACCAAAGGATTGCAAGGGTATCAGCTCATCTCCAACCTCCAAATTCCCAG ATGGAGGAAAGCTGTGTTTTGAAGAGAACGGATTGCAGAGCAAAAGGAGGAGCACCTGGGTTCAAAGTGGCTATCTTGGGTGCTGCTGGAGGGATTGGGCAACCTCTTGCAATGCTAATGAAGATGAATCCTTTGGTCTCAGTTCTTCACCTCTATGATGTTGTCAATGCTCCCGGGGTCACTGCTGATATTAGTCACATGGACACTGGTGCTGTG GTTCGGGGTTTCCTAGGGCAGCCACAGCTTGAGAGTGCTCTTATAGGGATGGACCTTGTGATCATACCTGCTGGTGTGCCAAGGAAGCCTGGAATGACTAGAGATGATCTTTTCAACATCAATGCTGGGATCGTCAGAACTCTCTGCGAGGGAGTAGCAAAGTGCTGCCCCAATGCGATTGTCAACTTGATCAGCAATCCAGTTAATTCTACAGTTCCAATTGCAGcagaggttttcaagaaagctGGAACTTATGATCCAAAGCGACTTCTAGGAGTTACAATGCTTGATGTTGTGAGAGCAAACACTTTCGTG GCAGAAGTTCTGGGACTTGATCCTAGGGAAGTTGATGTTCCAGTCGTTGGAGGCCATGCTGGAGTTACAATTTTGCCCCTTCTGTCGCAG GCTAAGCCCCCTTCTTCCTTCACCCCTGAAGAAACTGAATACCTGACAAAACGAATTCAAGATGGTGGAACAGAGGTTGTTCag GCAAAAGCTGGGGCTGGCTCTGCAACATTATCAATG GCATATGCAGCTGTTAAATTTGCAGATGCCTGCCTCCGTGGCTTGAGGGGAGATGCTGGTGTTGTCGAATGTGCATTTGTAGCTTCTGAG GTGACGGAACTTCCATTCTTTGCGACCAAGGTACGGCTTGGCCGTAGAGGAGCTGAGGAAGTCTATCAACTTGGTCCCCTAAACGAATATGAGAG GGTGGGATTGCAAAAGGCGAAAAAGGAGCTGGCGGAAAGCATTCAGAAGGGGATTTCCTTCATCAGGAAATAG
- the LOC118048619 gene encoding receptor-like protein kinase 7: MSVQYFRQWFTLLFFYLTLIMLISPTKSDDQFQILLKFKSAVQHSKTNVFTTWTQENSVCNFTGIVCNKKGFVTEINLPQQQLEGVLPFDAICGLRSLEKISMGSNFLHGGITEDLKRCTSLQVLDLGNNSFAGKVPDLFTLQQLKILSLNTSGFSGPFPWHSLENLTNLAFLSLGDNLFDVTSSFPVELLKLDKLYWLYLSNCSIKGQIPEGISNLTLLENLELSDNQLFGEIPAGIGKLSKLWQLELYNNSLTGKLPMGFGNLTSLVNFDVSHNRLEGELVELRPLKLLASLQLFENQFTGEIPEEFGELKYLEEFSLYTNNLTGPLPQKIGSWADFVYIDVSENFLTGPIPPDMCKNGKMTDLLILQNNFTGQVPESYANCKSLERFRVSKNSLSGSIPAGIWGMPNLFIVDFSMNQFEGPVTPDIGNAKSLALVNLANNRFSGTLPSTISQTSSLVSVQLSSNRFSGEIPSTIGELKKLNNLYLTGNMFSGAIPDSLGSCVSLTDINLSGNSFSGNIPESLGSLPTLNSLNLSNNKLSGEIPVSLSHLKLSNLDLSNNQLTGPVPDSFSLEAFREGFDGNPGLCSQNLKNLQPCSRNARTSNQLRVFVSCFVAGLLVLVIFSCCFLFLKLRQNNLAHPLKQSSWNMKSFRILSFSESDVIDAIKSENLIGKGGSGNVYKVVLDNGNELAVKHIWTANSIDRTGFRSSSAMLTKRNSRSPEYDAEVATLSNVRHVNVVKLYCSITSDDCNLLVYEYLPNGSLWDRLHSCHKIKMGWELRYLIAAGAARGLEYLHHGFDRPVIHRDVKSSNILLDEEWKPRIADFGLAKIVQAGGQGDWTHVIAGTHGYIAPEYAYTCKVNEKSDVYSFGVVLMELVTGRRPIEPEFGENKDIVYWVCSKLESKESALEVVDSNISEVFKDDAIKMLRIAVHCTSKIPALRPSMRMVVHMLEEVEPLQLTDVVVVDKVSGSCSKEKVNTCSISDPSS; the protein is encoded by the exons ATGTCGGTCCAATATTTCCGGCAATGGTTTACTTTGCTATTTTTCTATCTAACATTGATCATGCTCATTTCTCCGACAAAATCAGATGATCAGTTTCAAATACTTTTGAAGTTCAAGTCTGCAGTTCAACATTCAAAAACAAACGTGTTCACCACATGGACACAGGAAAATTCAGTGTGCAACTTCACTGGAATTGTTTGTAACAAGAAAGGATTTGTCACCGAAATCAATCTTCCTCAACAACAACTAGAGGGTGTTCTTCCATTTGATGCAATTTGTGGACTACGATCGCTTGAGAAAATCTCGATGGGGTCAAATTTTTTGCATGGTGGCATCACTGAGGACCTGAAACGTTGTACAAGCTTGCAGGTTTTGGATTTGGGTAACAATTCGTTTGCTGGGAAGGTGCCTGACTTGTTTACTTTACAACAGCTGAAGATCTTGAGTTTAAACACCAGTGGATTTTCGGGGCCTTTTCCGTGGCATTCATTGGAAAATCTTACCAATCTTGCTTTTTTAAGCCTTGGTGACAATCTATTTGATGTAACAAGCTCATTTCCTGTTGAGCTTTTAAAGCTTGACAAGTTGTATTGGCTTTATCTGTCAAACTGCAGCATTAAAGGGCAGATACCAGAGGGCATTTCAAATCTTACCCTGCTTGAAAATCTTGAACTCTCAGATAATCAGTTGTTCGGAGAGATCCCAGCTGGGATTGGGAAACTCAGCAAGCTTTGGCAACTTGAGCTTTACAATAATTCCTTGACAGGAAAACTTCCTATGGGATTTGGAAATCTTACAAGTCTAGTGAATTTTGATGTTTCACATAATAGGCTTGAAGGTGAGCTCGTGGAGTTGAGACCCTTGAAACTCCTTGCTTCCTTGCAACTCTTTGAAAACCAATTCACTGGTGAGATTCCTGAGGAGTTTGGTGAACTCAAGTACCTTGAAGAGTTCTCTCTTTATACGAACAATCTCACCGGTCCACTTCCTCAAAAAATAGGCTCGTGGGCAGATTTCGTTTACATTGATGTTTCAGAGAATTTCTTGACAGGTCCTATTCCTCCAGACATGTGCAAGAACGGCAAAATGACTGATCTTCTGATTCTGCAAAACAATTTCACAGGCCAAGTCCCAGAAAGCTATGCGAATTGTAAGTCTCTTGAACGCTTTCGTGTAAGCAAGAATTCTCTTTCAGGTTCTATTCCTGCCGGAATATGGGGTATGCCAAACCTTTTCATTGTTGATTTTAGTATGAACCAATTTGAAGGTCCTGTGACACCTGATATTGGCAATGCAAAGTCTCTTGCTCTAGTAAATTTAGCTAACAATCGATTTTCTGGTACATTGCCTTCTACCATTTCTCAGACTTCTTCATTAGTGTCAGTCCAGTTGAGTTCAAACAGATTTTCTGGTGAAATACCTTCAACAATTGGTGAATTGAAGAAACTGAACAATCTTTATTTGACTGGAAACATGTTCTCTGGTGCCATACCAGACTCATTAGGTTCATGTGTCTCTCTCACTGATATAAACCTCTCTGGCAATTCGTTTTCTGGGAATATCCCAGAGAGTCTTGGATCTTTGCCAACGTTAAACTCCTTGAATTTGTCCAACAACAAACTTTCTGGTGAAATTCCAGTTTCTTTGTCACATCTAAAACTAAGCAATCTTGACCTATCAAATAACCAGTTGACTGGTCCCGTACCCGACTCTTTCTCTCTCGAGGCTTTCCGTGAAGGTTTTGATGGAAATCCAGGTTTGTGTAGCCAAAATCTGAAGAATCTTCAACCATGTTCACGCAATGCTAGGACATCTAATCAGCTTCGAGTATTTGTATCTTGTTTTGTTGCTGGGTTGCTAGTTTTGGTCatcttttcttgttgtttcttgtTCTTGAAATTGAGGCAAAACAATCTTGCTCATCCATTGAAGCAGAGTTCTTGGAATATGAAATCTTTTAGGATACTAAGTTTCAGTGAAAGTGACGTTATCGATGCCATCAAATCAGAGAATTTGATTGGCAAAGGTGGATCAGGAAACGTGTACAAAGTTGTGCTTGATAATGGCAATGAACTGGCTGTAAAACATATCTGGACAGCAAATTCCATCGACCGGACAGGTTTCAGGAGCAGCTCAGCCATGCTGACAAAAAGGAATTCGCGGTCGCCAGAGTATGATGCTGAGGTTGCCACATTGAGTAATGTGAGGCATGTGAATGTGGTGAAGCTATACTGTAGCATCACAAGTGATGATTGCAACCTGTTGGTCTATGAATATCTACCCAATGGAAGCTTGTGGGATCGGCTACACTCTTGTCACAAGATCAAGATGGGGTGGGAGTTGAGGTATTTAATTGCTGCTGGGGCTGCAAGGGGATTGGAGTACTTGCATCACGGGTTTGACAGACCAGTGATTCACAGGGATGTGAAGTCGAGTAATATTCTCTTGGACGAAGAGTGGAAGCCTAGGATTGCTGATTTTGGACTAGCAAAGATTGTGCAGGCTGGTGGTCAAGGGGATTGGACTCATGTCATTGCTGGAACTCACGGATACATAGCTCCTG AGTACGCATACACATGCAAGGTAAATGAGAAGAGTGATGTGTACAGCTTTGGTGTAGTCCTGATGGAACTGGTGACAGGAAGAAGGCCTATAGAACCGGAATTTGGAGAAAACAAGGACATAGTGTACTGGGTTTGCAGcaaactggagagcaaagagagtGCGCTTGAAGTGGTGGACTCAAACATCTCAGAGGTATTCAAGGATGATGCTATCAAAATGTTGAGAATTGCTGTTCACTGCACATCAAAAATCCCAGCACTTAGACCCTCAATGAGAATGGTAGTTCATATGCTGGAAGAGGTTGAGCCTCTTCAACTCACAGACGTTGTTGTTGTCGATAAAGTAAGTGGAAGTTGCTCAAAGGAGAAAGTGAACACTTGTAGCATATCTGATCCAAGCAGTTAA
- the LOC118048620 gene encoding uncharacterized protein, with the protein MENHTFVVGQEFPDVKAFRNAIKEAAIAQHFELRIIKSDLIRYFAKCASEGCPWRIRAVKLPNVPTFTVRSLEGTHTCGRNAQNGHHQASVDWIVSFIEERLRNNTNYKPKDILHDIHQQYGITIPYKQAWRAKERGLAAIYGSSEEGYCLLPSYCEQIKRTNPGSVAEVFTTGADNRFHRLFISFFGSINGFLNGCLPIVGLGGIQLKSKYLGTLLSATSFDADGGLFPLAFGVVDVENDESWMWFLSELQKALEMNTENMPRLTFLCDGQKGIVDAVRRKIPKFFSCILLAPLE; encoded by the coding sequence ATGGAGAACCACACTTTTGTTGTTGGTCAAGAGTTTCCTGATGTCAAAGCTTTTCGGAATGCTATTAAAGAAGCAGCAATTGCACAACACTTTGAACTTCGTATCATCAAAAGTGACCTGATTCGATACTTTGCAAAGTGTGCTTCAGAAGGTTGTCCATGGCGTATTCGTGCAGTTAAGCTCCCTAATGTCCCAACCTTCACAGTAAGAAGCCTTGAAGGTACACATACTTGTGGTAGAAATGCACAAAATGGCCATCATCAGGCGTCTGTAGATTGGATTGTGAGCTTTATAGAGGAACGACTGCGGAATAATACCAATTACAAACCAAAGGATATATTACATGACATCCACCAGCAGTATGGGATAACTATTCCATATAAGCAAGCCTGGCGTGCCAAAGAACGGGGTCTTGCAGCAATTTATGGCTCTTCTGAGGAAGGATACTGCCTGCTTCCTTCATACTGTGAGCAAATAAAGAGAACTAACCCTGGAAGTGTTGCAGAAGTGTTCACCACTGGTGCAGATAATCGGTTTCACAggctcttcatttctttttttggatCCATAAATGGGTTCTTAAATGGGTGCCTGCCTATTGTTGGGCTTGGTGGAATCCAACTCAAGAGCAAATACCTTGGTACCTTACTTTCAGCGACATCTTTTGATGCTGATGGCGGGCTATTTCCACTTGCATTTGGAGTTGTTGATGTGGAAAATGATGAGAGCTGGATGTGGTTCTTGTCAGAATTGCAGAAGGCATTGGAGATGAACACTGAAAATATGCCACGGCTCACGTTTTTGTGTGATGGACAAAAAGGCATTGTAGATGCAGTAAGAAGAAAAATTCCCAAGTTCTTCTCATGCATTTTGCTTGCGCCACTTGAGTGA
- the LOC140955962 gene encoding uncharacterized protein, protein MLEISEVSSAAAKWLQQFPPSRWALVYFEGTRYGHLSSNIDEFNRWILEARELPIIQKRMIEAINHASAYQVLRSDEVEFEVLSAERSDIVNIGTHSCSCRGWQLYGIPCSHAVAALVSCRKDVYTFTEKCFTVAGYREAYAETIHPIPERIEWRKMSEAPMDDDDDDECSKLSGHPSFVGHQDARKRNEYA, encoded by the exons atgcttGAAATTTCAGAGGTTTCTTCTGCAGCTGCCAAGTGGTTGCAACAGTTTCCTCCCTCTCGCTGGGCTTTGGTTTATTTTGAAGGAACACGGTATGGCCATCTCTCTTCAAATATTGATGAATTTAATAGATGGATTCTGGAAGCTCGGGAGCTGCCTATTATCCAG AAACGTATGATTGAGGCCATTAATCATGCGTCAGCATACCAAGTCCTTCGATCTGATGAAGTGGAATTTGAGGTTCTGTCAGCAGAGCGCTCAGACATTGTGAATATTGGGACGCATAGTTGTTCCTGCCGTGGTTGGCAGCTTTATGGAATACCATGTTCACATGCTGTCGCAGCCCTTGTTTCATGTCGGAAAGATGTATATACCTTTACAGAGAAGTGTTTTACCGTTGCTGGTTATCGCGAAGCATATGCAGAAACTATACATCCCATCCCTGAAAGAATTGAGTGGAGAAAGATGAGTGAGGCTCctatggatgatgatgatgatgatgaatgctCAAAGTTGTCAGGCCACCCAAGTTTCGTCGGCCACCAGGACGCCCGGAAAAGAAACGAATATGCGTAG